In Pyrus communis chromosome 11, drPyrComm1.1, whole genome shotgun sequence, the sequence GATATTCATCCACAACCTTCTTGGGAGCTCGGTAAACAATGGACCGatggtcctttgaaccacaTCGATAGCACATATCCACGTCCATGGTTTtaggtgctttgcccttattcttgaagttcgtGGCCTTGGGAGCGAGGTTTGGGAGCTTCagggctttgtttcctccttTAGATGGGCCTTGACTTTGTTAACCTTGGTGAAATGACTTCTGGCCACCTCTTCCATGCCTCTTTTGGCATGTTTGGCGTTGGTTAGTGCTAtagtgtgcttcaggcacaTCAGTCGCCCCAGCAGgttgagcttgatgattcttcatcaacagctggctctgcttttcagcgagaagtaaagTGGAGATCAAATTAGACAACTTAGTGAACTtttgagctctatattgttgctaCATGACAATACTAGAGGTAAaaaaggtcgaataggtcttctccaaaaGATCCTCTTCAGTCAAAGTTTCATtgcaaaacttgagaagtgatcggattcgacaaacttcagagttaTATTCATTCACTGACTTAAGGTCTTGGAAGCGCAAGTGCTTCCAGttatgtcttgcttcaggcaagaatatgtcattttggtgatcaaaacgatcaaCCAAAGCGACCCATAGTGCACGTGGATCCTCCTTAACAAGATATTCAGTTT encodes:
- the LOC137709067 gene encoding uncharacterized protein; protein product: MSNLNKLDFTTLEVSGRNYLKWVQDVELHFTAKNLRPAIKEETDNPVGKAKKATSMIFIRRHIHDALQTEYLVKEDPRALWVALVDRFDHQNDIFLPEARHNWKHLRFQDLKSVNEYNSEVCRIRSLLKFCNETLTEEDLLEKTYSTFFTSSIVM